The segment GATGCCTCTGAAGCGGACCTCGTCGCCGCCGTAGAAGATCTCGCCGCCATAGGTGCCGTGCTGATGCACCCCGCTGAGCACCTTCATCAGCGTCGACTTCCCGGCGCCGTTCTCCCCGCAGATCGCGTGGATCTCGCCTGCGCGCACGATCAGGTCGACCCCAGCTAGGGCAGTCACGCCCGGGAAGGACTTGGTGATCGAGCGCATCTCGAGCAAGGCCGGGGCGGCGCTCATGACAGGAGCTCCGCTCCGCGCCGCTGGCTGGGACGGGACCGAACCGGTCCCAGCGAGACAAAGGGTGATGTTGGCATCGTTTTCTCCCAGATCCTCTCCCGCATCCGGACCGCAGTGAGTGGGGTGACACATCCACTGCTTGGACCTCATGTGCTGCGGGGTGTTGCGTGTGGCGAGACTGTAAATCCAATTGTTTTACTTAGTCAACGCCCTGGTGCACAATGTCGTCAGCGGCAGATCAGGGAGGCCTCCATGCGGCGAGCGGGAACGAATTTGCCCAAAGTCGGGCGTTACAACCAGGCGGTAGTGCTGGAGCAGATCCAGAGGGCCGATGGCACCAGCAGGCTGGAGATCGCCCAGAAGACCGGCCTGACCCCGCAGACCGTGTCCGGGATCGTCCGACGGTTGCTCGACGAGGGGACCGTGCGCGAGGACGGGGCGAGCCGGGTGAGCAGCGCCGGCAAGCCTCGCACCACCCTGCGGATCAACGCCGACGCGGGCAGCGCCGTGGGCGTGCACTTCGATCCGACCGAACTCGCGTGTGTCGTGGTGGACCTGCTCGGCAGGCCGCTGGTCACGAAGCGGGTCCCGACACCGGCGGGCGCGGAGCCGGCTGAAGTCGTGGCCGCGATGGCGGACCTGGTCGAGGAAGTGCTGACGGAGGCGGCTGTGCCCCGTGAGCGCGTCCTCGGCCTCGGGCTGGCCAGCCCCGGCCCGATCGACCAGGAACACGGCATGGTGGTCGCGCCGCCACAACTGGCACACTGGGCCAGGGTCCCGATCAAGCAGATGCTCGGCAAAGCCACCGGTCTGGCCGTGACCCTGGACAACGACTCCAGCGCCGCGGCGATCGGCGAACGGTGGGCGGGCGCCGGACGAAGCGCCGCGAACTTCGCGTACTTCTTCATCGGTACCGGCATCGGTGGCGGACTGATCCTCAATCACCAAGTCCACCGTGGCGGGTCGTTCAACGCCGCGGAGTTCGGTCACATCTCCGTCGTGCCGGACGGTCTGCAGTGCTACTGCGGGAACCGGGGCTGCCTGGAGACCCTGGTGAGCCCGGCCGCGATCGTCGTCGAGACGCATCGCAGGCTCCTCGCGGGCGTGGGGAGTTCGCTGGCCGAGCGCTTCCGAGCCGATCCCGCCTCGGTCGACCGTGCGGCCGTCCGTGACGCGTTGGCCGCCGGTGACCCGCTGGCCACCGCCGTCTTTGGTCAAGCTGCGCAGCACCTCGCCACCGCGGTGGTGAACGTCGTCAATGTGACCGACGTCGACCTGGTCGTCTTCGGCGGCCACGGCATCCGTCAGGTCGGAGATCTCTATGTCGAAGCGGCCAGGGAAGCCGTCTCCACCAGGGTGATGTCCCGTCACATTCGCGTAGTGGATGTGACGTTGTCCCCGCTGGGCGCCGATGCTGCTGTAGTGGGCGCCGCGGCGCTCGTCCTCCACACCACTTATTCGCCGCACCTGTCGGCACTCCTCTCGGACTGAACGCGTCAGCTCGGACTGGCCGCAACAGAAAGGACCCTCCATGGACCAGGAAGCCGTGCTCGCGGTGGACATCGGGGGCACGAAGATCAGCGCGGGCCTCGTAGACGCGAAGGGCCGGGTGTACCGGCACGCCGAGGTCCCCACACCCGCCACCGGTCCCTTGCTCGACGACGCGCTGCGGCACCTGCTCACATCAGTGCTGGACGGCGCGATACCCCGGGCCGTGGGACTGGCGTGCGCAGGGCCGGTGGATCCGCCGCGCGGCACGGTGAGTCCGGTGAACATCCCGGCCTGGCGGGACTTCCCGCTGGTGAGCCTGGTCGGCGACATCGTGCCCGGTGTGCAGGTGGGCCTCGTGGGTGACGCCATCGCCGCCGCGCTGGGCGAGCACTGGCTCGGCGCCGGACAGGGGGCGGTCGCGATGCTCGGCATCGTCGTGTCCACCGGCATCGGAGGAGGCCTCGTGCTCAACGGGATGGCGTACCCGGGTCCCAGCGGCAACGCCGGCCACATCGGCCACGTGGTGGTCGACCCGGCCGGCCCGCCCTGTGTGTGCGGTGCGACCGGCTGCGTCGAGACGTACGCCAGTGGCCCGTCCATGGTCCGCTGGGCCCGCGAGCAGGGCTGGACCGGATCCG is part of the Streptomyces sp. NBC_00250 genome and harbors:
- a CDS encoding ROK family protein, whose translation is MDQEAVLAVDIGGTKISAGLVDAKGRVYRHAEVPTPATGPLLDDALRHLLTSVLDGAIPRAVGLACAGPVDPPRGTVSPVNIPAWRDFPLVSLVGDIVPGVQVGLVGDAIAAALGEHWLGAGQGAVAMLGIVVSTGIGGGLVLNGMAYPGPSGNAGHIGHVVVDPAGPPCVCGATGCVETYASGPSMVRWAREQGWTGSDARALAADAADGQVVAVAAFDRGTRALARGIIDTATLCDVDRVVIGGGVAAAGPVLFEPLRQHLAQSATLSFVRRVTVEPFAMGRHGGLLGAARTAWLASQADTVVCR
- a CDS encoding ROK family transcriptional regulator, translated to MRRAGTNLPKVGRYNQAVVLEQIQRADGTSRLEIAQKTGLTPQTVSGIVRRLLDEGTVREDGASRVSSAGKPRTTLRINADAGSAVGVHFDPTELACVVVDLLGRPLVTKRVPTPAGAEPAEVVAAMADLVEEVLTEAAVPRERVLGLGLASPGPIDQEHGMVVAPPQLAHWARVPIKQMLGKATGLAVTLDNDSSAAAIGERWAGAGRSAANFAYFFIGTGIGGGLILNHQVHRGGSFNAAEFGHISVVPDGLQCYCGNRGCLETLVSPAAIVVETHRRLLAGVGSSLAERFRADPASVDRAAVRDALAAGDPLATAVFGQAAQHLATAVVNVVNVTDVDLVVFGGHGIRQVGDLYVEAAREAVSTRVMSRHIRVVDVTLSPLGADAAVVGAAALVLHTTYSPHLSALLSD